The genomic DNA CGCCCTGCAGACCTGGCTGGGTTCGTTCGGCGAGCCGGTCCGGGTCGGCATCGAAGGCACCGGCTCGTTCGGGGCCGGAGTGTTCCGGCATCTGAACGCTGCCGGTGTCGAAGTCATCGAGGTCGCCCGTCAGAACCGCCAGACTCTGAATCGCCCCGGGTCTGGTGGAGGCTCTCATTCCAGGAAGGATGAGAGTCGTGGCAGCACC from Sporichthya brevicatena includes the following:
- a CDS encoding IS110 family transposase, producing the protein MTTNALARQVIGGIDTHKSTHHVAALDAATGQLLGDQEFPANRAGYHALQTWLGSFGEPVRVGIEGTGSFGAGVFRHLNAAGVEVIEVARQNRQTLNRPGSGGGSHSRKDESRGST